A portion of the Chryseobacterium tructae genome contains these proteins:
- a CDS encoding nucleotide exchange factor GrpE — translation MENQDINEESINNQEDNNVQNEATAQDNVTVAPSAEELLAEEKDRYIRLYAEFENYKKRTSKEKMEFFQYANQDMMVSMLGVLDDFERALKEIAKNGNPADLQGVELIYQKFKNKLTEKGLKAMEVSAGDSFNVDFHEAITQIPAPSEELKGKIVDVIETGYTLGDKVIRFAKVVTGN, via the coding sequence ATGGAAAATCAGGATATTAACGAAGAAAGCATCAATAATCAGGAAGATAACAATGTTCAGAATGAGGCTACGGCTCAGGACAATGTGACAGTGGCTCCTTCTGCAGAAGAACTTTTGGCAGAAGAAAAAGACCGTTACATCAGATTATATGCTGAATTCGAAAACTATAAAAAAAGAACTTCTAAGGAGAAAATGGAATTCTTCCAATATGCCAATCAGGATATGATGGTTTCTATGTTGGGCGTTTTAGATGATTTTGAAAGAGCATTAAAAGAGATCGCTAAAAACGGAAACCCGGCTGATCTTCAAGGAGTAGAACTTATCTATCAGAAATTTAAAAATAAACTTACTGAAAAAGGATTAAAAGCTATGGAAGTGAGCGCTGGTGACAGCTTCAATGTAGATTTCCATGAGGCTATTACTCAAATTCCGGCTCCATCAGAAGAGTTGAAAGGGAAAATCGTAGATGTTATTGAAACAGGATATACTTTGGGTGATAAGGTAATCCGTTTTGCAAAAGTAGTAACAGGAAACTAA
- the dnaJ gene encoding molecular chaperone DnaJ → MSKRDYYEVLEISKSASADEIKKAYRKMAIKFHPDKNPGDKEAEEKFKEAAEAYEVLSDDQKRARYDQFGHAGMGGNGGFGGGGFGGGMNMEDIFSQFGDIFGGGFGGFGGGGGGRQQVKGSNLRIRIKLNLEEMVNGTHKTIKVKKMKMAEGATSKTCPTCNGSGVQLKVMNTMFGQMQTQTTCGTCQGIGKVADKIPAGANAQGLVKDEEEITINIPAGARDGIQLNVRGKGNDAPFGGTPGDLLVIIEEEVDQTIKREGDNLHQELYVSFAEAALGTKKEIPTVGGKVKITVDPGTQSGKILRLAGKGLPSIDSYGKGDMFIHINVWTPQKLNKEQKDFFEKQMSSGDMVAEPSGKEKTFFDKVKDLFN, encoded by the coding sequence ATGTCAAAAAGAGATTATTACGAGGTTCTTGAGATCAGCAAATCTGCATCTGCCGACGAAATAAAAAAAGCATACCGTAAAATGGCCATCAAATTCCACCCGGATAAAAATCCAGGGGATAAAGAGGCTGAAGAGAAATTTAAAGAAGCTGCTGAAGCTTATGAAGTACTAAGCGACGATCAGAAACGTGCCAGATATGACCAATTCGGTCACGCCGGAATGGGTGGAAATGGAGGTTTCGGAGGCGGAGGCTTCGGAGGCGGAATGAACATGGAAGATATTTTCAGCCAGTTTGGAGATATTTTCGGTGGTGGTTTCGGAGGATTCGGCGGTGGCGGCGGTGGTCGTCAGCAGGTGAAAGGTTCTAATTTAAGAATCAGAATCAAGCTGAACCTTGAGGAAATGGTAAACGGAACTCACAAAACCATTAAAGTAAAGAAAATGAAGATGGCGGAAGGTGCCACTTCAAAAACATGTCCTACCTGTAACGGTTCGGGTGTTCAACTTAAGGTAATGAACACTATGTTTGGTCAAATGCAGACTCAAACGACTTGTGGAACTTGTCAGGGTATCGGAAAGGTTGCAGATAAAATTCCTGCCGGGGCAAATGCTCAGGGTCTTGTAAAAGATGAAGAGGAAATCACAATCAATATTCCTGCTGGAGCAAGAGATGGAATTCAGCTTAATGTAAGAGGAAAAGGAAACGATGCTCCGTTTGGTGGTACTCCTGGTGATCTATTAGTGATCATTGAAGAGGAAGTTGATCAAACGATTAAGAGAGAAGGCGATAACCTTCACCAGGAATTGTATGTTTCATTTGCTGAAGCAGCTTTAGGAACGAAAAAAGAAATTCCTACAGTAGGTGGAAAAGTAAAAATTACCGTTGATCCAGGAACTCAATCTGGAAAAATCTTAAGATTAGCAGGAAAAGGTCTTCCAAGTATCGACAGTTATGGTAAAGGAGACATGTTTATTCACATCAACGTATGGACTCCGCAAAAGCTTAATAAGGAGCAAAAAGATTTCTTTGAAAAGCAAATGTCCAGTGGAGATATGGTTGCAGAGCCTTCCGGAAAGGAGAAAACTTTTTTTGATAAAGTAAAAGATTTATTCAATTAA